Proteins from a genomic interval of Rubinisphaera italica:
- a CDS encoding recombinase family protein translates to MPAQQKLLRKYAGENGIAIVEEYIDVETAKAAGRTGFNDMVEFFEKQAKIKDDDRRCNTILVEKTDRLYRNLKDYVTLDELGVIIHFVKENFVLSPDSHTSELFMHGIKVLMARQYVDNLSEEVKKGMLEKAEQGIWPSKAPLGYLNVEGPNKK, encoded by the coding sequence ATCCCTGCTCAGCAAAAACTATTGCGTAAGTATGCCGGTGAGAATGGGATAGCGATCGTCGAGGAATACATTGATGTTGAAACGGCCAAAGCTGCTGGCCGAACCGGATTCAACGACATGGTCGAGTTCTTCGAGAAGCAAGCCAAAATCAAAGACGATGACCGCCGCTGCAATACTATCCTGGTCGAAAAGACCGATCGACTCTATCGCAACTTGAAGGACTATGTGACGCTCGACGAACTGGGTGTCATTATTCACTTCGTTAAAGAGAATTTTGTCCTTTCTCCCGACTCGCACACATCTGAGCTATTCATGCACGGGATCAAAGTGCTGATGGCTCGCCAGTACGTCGACAACCTCAGTGAGGAAGTCAAAAAAGGAATGCTGGAGAAGGCTGAGCAGGGAATCTGGCCGAGCAAAGCACCGTTGGGCTACCTGAATGTCGAAGGCCCAAACAAAAAGTAA
- a CDS encoding recombinase family protein, which produces MASFYTEQQSLDVKEGLERRVASGLFPTRPPYGYSNVRIDGRSIIELHPENAIKIRRIFELYGYHNHTLDMLVETLRNEGIEWLPSVPRFGRSKLYTILNDRSYIGDIKFRGQWYPGTHTPIIERRLWDRVQALLGHKVYKQHQMTYASDLIKCGHCGSPITGERKTKMTKSGEREYMYYRCTQYHKGDHPRIRLTEKELDAQMLEIFDSLRVEDDDFRDLIREELRQATNWDERSSATKAKQLQEELVQVRDQQNRLLNLRMLEEINSDTFASKSQELRDREDQLKLEIDVADRGRHEIIDIAVKAFELSQSLREKWLTADYSAKCRLLEIICLNWTLDDVSLVPTMRKPFDLLAKGLVSKNSRGNQTRLELFGAEFDEWPASIMLSMHDMT; this is translated from the coding sequence ATGGCGAGTTTCTACACCGAGCAGCAATCCCTGGATGTCAAAGAAGGACTCGAACGTCGAGTAGCGAGTGGTTTATTTCCAACAAGGCCACCCTACGGATACAGCAATGTCCGCATCGATGGCCGCAGCATCATTGAGCTTCATCCCGAGAACGCCATCAAGATACGGCGTATCTTTGAGTTGTACGGTTACCACAACCACACTCTCGACATGTTGGTAGAAACACTCCGAAACGAAGGGATTGAGTGGCTCCCATCCGTGCCAAGATTTGGACGAAGCAAGCTCTACACCATTCTGAACGACCGTTCCTACATTGGTGACATCAAGTTCCGAGGCCAATGGTATCCTGGCACCCATACCCCGATCATCGAGCGGCGGCTCTGGGATCGTGTGCAGGCCCTCCTAGGCCACAAGGTCTACAAGCAGCATCAGATGACCTACGCCAGCGACCTGATCAAATGTGGTCACTGTGGTTCACCGATCACTGGCGAGCGGAAGACGAAGATGACCAAGAGCGGCGAGCGAGAGTACATGTACTATCGCTGCACCCAGTACCACAAAGGCGACCACCCTCGCATCCGGCTGACCGAGAAAGAACTTGATGCACAGATGCTTGAAATCTTCGACTCGCTTCGAGTTGAGGATGACGACTTCCGTGATCTCATCCGTGAAGAACTTCGGCAGGCGACGAATTGGGACGAGCGATCTTCAGCGACAAAAGCAAAGCAACTGCAAGAGGAGCTTGTGCAGGTACGGGACCAGCAGAACCGTCTGCTCAACTTGCGGATGCTCGAAGAGATCAACTCCGATACGTTCGCTTCGAAGAGCCAGGAACTGCGGGATCGAGAAGATCAGTTGAAGCTCGAAATCGACGTTGCTGATCGAGGCAGACACGAAATCATCGATATTGCGGTCAAAGCGTTTGAACTTTCGCAAAGCCTTCGAGAGAAGTGGCTTACGGCAGATTACTCTGCCAAATGTCGTCTGCTCGAAATCATATGTTTGAACTGGACTCTCGATGACGTAAGTCTAGTCCCCACAATGAGAAAGCCCTTTGACTTGTTGGCCAAAGGGCTTGTTTCGAAAAATAGTCGGGGCAACCAGACACGGTTAGAACTTTTCGGGGCTGAATTCGACGAATGGCCAGCCTCGATTATGCTGTCAATGCACGACATGACGTGA
- a CDS encoding sialidase family protein has product MMLRVRQWSPVIILCFSVIFLAINAHAGETLDADENVSKDLINLLLIPTKWDAALAGDQVMNHLVRVSAPQVMGAHDAEFVCVGDRAYIVEHDNDVQPGHGAGDKMYCVLSIVNLKTLEVDKTIPMAKSEQVFENVTLPAGACFVPRILKLNGQFLRCYFASEDGANREAQTWYRDFDLRKETFESSIHKAKLKTAAGVFDMQPRHFYADAVAQGFQKPAKAFGLYLFDSFKQFDGKTYVAINNWPGKQNALALVKDDRITFEVIGHFNEPQSQQLSEAAVNRLPDGTWMAICRNDVGNYHFTTSVDGRKWSEGEEMPFVQKGLNSKPTFDRFGDVYYLGWQENTRIDGCNRSVFNVDVSRDCQTWERKYRFETPESFQYPTFHEHDGAIWLTVSQSDHKGSTDRIMFGKLEDVGAFASQKGLTRKPIPVSPMPPAIMKLGVKLFTDRDYTLQEMPDTVADRRFFRTSIEHTDVVVTKPGMLYAITPTTRPRAASQEKALVAMGFAKVDEPETQFFPGEINRVSLYEKHVQVGERFRFPKFVFFVMGEGTEIEAYLPTAP; this is encoded by the coding sequence ATGATGTTAAGAGTTCGACAATGGTCTCCTGTGATTATACTTTGTTTCTCGGTGATCTTTCTGGCCATAAACGCACATGCTGGCGAAACGCTGGATGCGGATGAGAACGTCAGTAAAGATCTCATTAATTTGTTACTCATTCCGACCAAATGGGACGCTGCACTGGCAGGTGATCAGGTCATGAACCACCTTGTCCGTGTATCTGCTCCCCAAGTGATGGGAGCTCATGATGCAGAGTTTGTGTGCGTGGGAGATCGAGCTTACATTGTCGAACACGACAATGATGTACAGCCCGGACACGGCGCTGGTGATAAGATGTATTGCGTTCTTTCCATCGTAAATCTGAAGACATTGGAAGTTGATAAAACGATCCCGATGGCGAAGTCCGAACAGGTCTTTGAGAACGTAACACTGCCTGCCGGCGCTTGCTTCGTACCGCGGATTCTCAAACTCAACGGGCAATTCCTGCGGTGCTATTTTGCCAGCGAAGATGGAGCCAATCGTGAGGCTCAGACCTGGTATCGAGACTTCGATCTCCGTAAGGAGACTTTTGAAAGCAGCATTCATAAAGCTAAGCTCAAGACTGCTGCTGGTGTGTTCGACATGCAGCCACGACACTTCTACGCAGACGCTGTAGCACAAGGATTTCAAAAACCGGCGAAAGCTTTCGGTCTGTACCTGTTCGATTCCTTTAAGCAGTTCGATGGCAAGACATATGTCGCCATCAACAATTGGCCAGGCAAACAGAATGCTCTCGCGTTAGTAAAGGACGATCGAATCACCTTCGAGGTCATTGGTCATTTCAATGAGCCCCAGTCTCAACAACTCAGCGAGGCTGCCGTAAACCGCCTTCCCGACGGAACGTGGATGGCGATCTGTCGAAACGATGTTGGCAACTACCATTTCACCACGAGTGTGGATGGCAGGAAATGGAGCGAGGGCGAGGAAATGCCGTTCGTTCAGAAGGGACTGAATTCCAAACCGACCTTCGATCGATTCGGTGACGTCTATTATCTCGGCTGGCAGGAAAACACACGCATTGATGGGTGCAACCGCAGCGTCTTTAATGTGGACGTCTCTCGCGATTGCCAAACGTGGGAACGCAAATATCGTTTTGAGACACCGGAGTCTTTTCAATACCCGACCTTCCACGAACATGACGGTGCAATCTGGCTTACGGTTTCACAAAGCGATCATAAAGGCTCTACGGATCGCATCATGTTCGGCAAACTGGAAGACGTTGGTGCCTTCGCCTCACAAAAAGGACTTACTCGAAAACCAATCCCCGTTTCACCGATGCCTCCGGCGATTATGAAGCTGGGTGTGAAACTCTTCACGGATCGCGATTACACGCTCCAGGAAATGCCCGACACGGTTGCAGATCGTCGTTTCTTTCGTACCAGTATTGAGCATACGGATGTGGTGGTCACTAAACCGGGCATGCTCTACGCCATAACTCCGACCACACGTCCCCGGGCGGCTAGTCAAGAGAAGGCACTGGTGGCAATGGGCTTCGCGAAGGTCGATGAACCAGAAACCCAATTTTTTCCCGGCGAGATCAACCGCGTCAGCCTCTATGAAAAGCATGTCCAAGTGGGTGAGCGATTCCGTTTTCCTAAATTCGTCTTTTTCGTAATGGGTGAGGGAACGGAGATCGAAGCTTATCTTCCAACTGCTCCCTAA
- a CDS encoding sialate O-acetylesterase, producing MMRNTTILIAAIAALFSSDARGADKPVKVYILAGQSNMEGQAKVETFDYIGEDPATAPLLKEMRGPDGKPRVCKRVWISYLTGSPDRGLLGEGFGKLTAGYGSRSNPAEDGGKIGPEFTFGLTMEKAYDGPILIIKTAWGGKSLNTDFRPPSAGTYGFNENQLENFRRQGKDIEQIKADKEKASGRYYRLMIDHVKNVLANPKRVMPDYDANTGYKIAGFVWFQGWNDMVDSGTYPERGKAGVGYPKYSEWMADFIRDVRKDLAAPKMPFVIGVLGVGGPIGEDYSPRYKVTHQNFRDAMAAPASLPEFKGNVAAVRTELYWDQPLAAIEAKLGEVRNMARQLKNKAKGSANEDGSMTPTQQREYVAEYRAKLISAKEEAMWESGASNGGYHYLGCAKTMALIGKAFAEAIVDME from the coding sequence ATGATGAGAAATACGACAATCCTGATTGCTGCCATTGCGGCTCTCTTCAGCAGCGATGCGAGAGGTGCCGATAAACCGGTCAAGGTCTACATCTTGGCCGGACAGTCAAACATGGAGGGACAGGCCAAAGTCGAGACGTTTGACTATATCGGCGAAGATCCGGCAACAGCGCCTTTGCTCAAGGAGATGCGCGGACCGGATGGCAAACCTCGAGTTTGCAAACGAGTGTGGATTTCCTATCTGACTGGATCGCCGGATCGCGGACTGCTGGGTGAGGGATTCGGTAAGCTCACGGCTGGTTACGGATCGCGAAGTAACCCGGCCGAAGATGGCGGCAAGATCGGCCCAGAATTTACCTTCGGCTTAACGATGGAGAAGGCTTACGACGGTCCGATCCTGATCATCAAGACTGCATGGGGTGGCAAGTCGCTGAACACTGACTTCCGCCCACCCAGCGCTGGGACCTACGGGTTTAACGAGAACCAGTTGGAGAATTTCAGGAGACAGGGCAAGGACATTGAGCAGATTAAAGCCGACAAGGAGAAAGCCTCGGGCCGGTACTACCGACTGATGATCGATCACGTCAAGAATGTGCTTGCGAATCCGAAGCGCGTCATGCCCGATTACGACGCCAATACGGGCTATAAGATCGCTGGATTCGTCTGGTTCCAGGGCTGGAACGACATGGTCGACAGCGGCACGTATCCCGAACGTGGCAAGGCGGGCGTCGGTTATCCGAAGTACAGCGAGTGGATGGCCGACTTCATCCGCGACGTCCGCAAGGACCTGGCTGCTCCGAAGATGCCGTTCGTCATCGGCGTACTGGGCGTCGGAGGGCCGATCGGCGAGGACTACAGTCCGCGATATAAGGTTACGCATCAGAACTTCCGCGACGCAATGGCGGCTCCGGCCAGTCTGCCAGAGTTCAAGGGCAACGTCGCTGCCGTTCGTACCGAGCTGTATTGGGACCAACCCCTTGCGGCTATCGAGGCCAAACTTGGTGAAGTCAGAAACATGGCTCGTCAGCTGAAGAATAAAGCCAAAGGCTCGGCCAACGAAGATGGCAGCATGACGCCCACTCAACAGAGGGAATACGTCGCGGAGTACCGCGCGAAGCTGATCTCCGCGAAGGAGGAGGCAATGTGGGAAAGCGGCGCCTCCAACGGCGGCTATCACTATCTTGGTTGTGCCAAAACCATGGCCCTGATCGGCAAGGCGTTCGCAGAGGCGATCGTCGACATGGAGTAA
- a CDS encoding recombinase family protein: MVIPDPETGPIVKRMFERYVAGNVSLEEVSLLAMEERLPLKREGNFRAVVQYMFKNSFYYGDFLFKK, translated from the coding sequence GTGGTCATTCCTGATCCTGAAACCGGGCCGATCGTGAAGCGGATGTTCGAGCGATACGTGGCTGGCAACGTCTCGCTTGAAGAAGTTAGCCTCTTGGCAATGGAGGAAAGGCTGCCACTGAAGCGCGAAGGTAACTTCCGGGCGGTCGTCCAGTACATGTTCAAGAATTCATTCTACTACGGGGATTTCCTGTTCAAGAAGTAG
- a CDS encoding sulfatase family protein, translated as MSINLEHRLIRSCCASGRDLSLLTLIFSAAFLFAQEAVAGKPNILLCLADDQSFPHASAYGEPVIKTPVFDRVAREGVLFTQAYCAAPSCTPSRSAILTGQDIWRLGQGGQLFGTLPAEHPVYTDLLAATDYFVGYSDKGWAPGSVQAGGRSSNPAGRFFKTFQDFFSKTPKDKPWCFWFGSRDPHRGYRKGSGIQSGMAPSKVNVPDVFLDTPEVRSDICDYFLEIQRFDQQIGEMLKLIDRAGQLDNTLIVITSDNGMPFPRAKANLYDLGSRIPLAIRWPKSVPRGRTVDDFVNLTDLAPTFLEAAGMTPPEEMTGRSLLKLLTSTKSGKVEADRNAVYTGRERHAWCRIDGKGYPARMIRTEKFLYIRNYAPNRWPAGTYRIRTNEGHYGDIDASPTKDIMIELRDGNPRLFDLAFGKRARQELYDCRKDPYQQRNLDSDPAYAATLKDLSARLTKHLEETGDPRETSGESPWDAWEYHGRKNWPIIPE; from the coding sequence ATGTCCATCAACTTGGAACATCGTCTCATACGATCCTGCTGCGCCTCAGGTAGAGACCTCAGTCTGCTGACTTTGATCTTTTCGGCAGCTTTCCTGTTCGCGCAGGAAGCTGTCGCTGGGAAACCAAATATTCTACTTTGCCTCGCGGACGATCAGTCCTTCCCGCACGCCAGTGCATACGGCGAACCGGTGATCAAGACGCCCGTTTTTGATCGTGTCGCCCGCGAGGGTGTTCTGTTTACTCAAGCCTATTGCGCTGCACCGTCCTGTACGCCGTCGCGGAGTGCAATTCTGACTGGTCAGGATATCTGGCGGCTGGGGCAAGGCGGGCAATTGTTCGGAACACTACCCGCTGAGCATCCGGTTTATACGGACCTACTGGCCGCGACCGATTACTTCGTGGGGTATTCCGATAAAGGCTGGGCACCGGGAAGCGTGCAAGCCGGCGGACGCAGTTCGAATCCAGCGGGACGGTTCTTCAAGACGTTTCAGGACTTCTTTAGCAAGACGCCCAAGGACAAACCGTGGTGTTTCTGGTTCGGCAGTCGCGACCCGCATCGTGGCTACCGAAAAGGCAGCGGAATACAGTCGGGCATGGCCCCGTCAAAAGTGAATGTCCCCGACGTCTTTCTAGACACCCCGGAGGTTCGCAGCGACATCTGCGACTACTTTTTAGAGATTCAGCGTTTCGATCAACAGATCGGCGAGATGTTGAAACTGATCGACCGAGCCGGGCAACTGGATAATACGTTGATCGTGATCACCAGCGACAACGGTATGCCTTTTCCACGTGCCAAGGCAAACCTCTATGACCTGGGATCGCGCATTCCGCTCGCCATTCGCTGGCCAAAGAGCGTGCCGCGCGGGCGCACGGTCGATGACTTTGTGAATCTGACCGACCTCGCGCCGACGTTCCTGGAGGCGGCGGGCATGACACCACCTGAGGAAATGACGGGACGCAGCCTGCTGAAGCTGCTGACATCTACGAAATCCGGAAAAGTTGAAGCAGATCGCAATGCGGTCTATACGGGACGGGAGCGGCATGCCTGGTGCCGCATTGACGGCAAGGGTTACCCCGCGAGAATGATCCGGACAGAAAAATTCCTATACATCCGCAACTACGCGCCAAACCGTTGGCCAGCGGGTACCTACCGCATTCGGACTAACGAAGGGCACTACGGAGATATTGACGCCTCGCCGACTAAGGACATCATGATTGAGCTGAGGGATGGGAATCCCCGTCTGTTTGATCTGGCTTTCGGGAAGCGTGCCCGGCAGGAACTTTACGACTGCCGCAAGGATCCGTATCAACAACGCAACCTCGATTCAGACCCTGCGTATGCGGCAACTCTCAAAGACCTGTCCGCCCGACTTACCAAGCACCTTGAGGAAACCGGCGACCCGCGCGAGACGTCCGGTGAGTCTCCCTGGGATGCATGGGAATACCACGGACGAAAGAACTGGCCCATAATTCCGGAGTAG